Part of the Anopheles coluzzii chromosome 3, AcolN3, whole genome shotgun sequence genome is shown below.
AACGTGCTGCGCCGTAACAAGGACAGTCTTATGGCGGTACTGGAAGCGTTCGTGTACGATCCGCTGCTCAACTGGCGCCTACTAGATTCGGACCGATTGCGTCGTTCAAAGAACGCCGGTGACATGGACAGCGTGTCGGGCAGCATGCACGAAGACTCTCTGCTGAGCTACAATGCCAGACGCGATGCTCGGTTGAATGAGCTGAATGCAACGACGGGACCGGCCGCCGGAGGTCAACCGTCGGCTACCGTGAATGTTCCTTCCGGTGGTACGACGGCCGCCATTCCCGTACCGAGCGCATCCGGTGCTGCTGTACCACCAGGAGGTGATGCGCCCGATGGTAACTACCCCGCGATGCAGAATCCCGTCGACGTAACCAATAAGAAGGCACGTGCAATTGTCGATCGAGTGAAGGACAAGCTGACCGGTAAAGATTTCGGCAAAGCAGAACCAGTGGCCGTCAACAGACAGATCGACCTGCTGATCCAGCAGGCAACCAGTAACGAAAATCTGTGCCAGTGCTATATCGGCTGGTGTCCGTTTTGGTAAAGGAGTTTTGGTTGGTGTGTGGGTTTGAACATGTTGTTGCCTGCTTGCAATGCTTTTCTACACGTGTGCGCGCCTACGCTGCTGCACCATCGTCATAAATATGTCGTTCCTGTATTGTCCTTTGAATTGTAAATATTGGTGTCCCATGGGATTATGTTTAATGTGTATGCCCCGTATATAATGATTAATTAACCTTGTGTTTAAGCGTTCGCGTCATACGCTTCTGGTTTCAGTGATGTCGACACTACTACTTACTTTTGCTTACCCTTCCCTTTCTTATCGGATTAATATTGTACAATGATGCAAAAACATGGATGaaaaacagcaaataaaaactaaatccGGTGATCGTTAAAGTCGTCACACAACACAGGCGCGCATCACtcgtgaaaaagaaaagaaaatgtatttcGGGATACCATAATTAGGATGCATTTATACAACCGGGTGCGATTTTAACGACGCTCTTGTCGACGTTCACGGTGGTCGCGCTCACGACGATCATACTCTCGATCATGATCCTTGTACTGCTCACGATTTCGGTTCGGAACGCGTTCGCGGTCGCGCTCGCGttctctctcgcgctctctGTCTTGACCACGATCACGCTCACGCTCACGATCACGTTCACGGTCAAGGCCACGATCACGGCCACGATCACGGTCTCGTTCTTGATCACGGTCCCGCTCACGACGATTATACACATCCTGTTCGGGGGGCTCTTCACGGTGTTGCCTAGCGTGTTTCTCTCGGCTACGATCATAATCTGTATCCTCATCTCGACGCCGCTGGGGACGATCTTCATGCTCGTTAGGATATCTTCCGGCGGTGTGTTTTTCATGTCGTCTTGAAcccttttcttttcgattatcttcttcctcctcttcccctTCCTCCTGCGCTCTCTTTCTatgcttttctttcttgtCTGCGCGATCATCCCGTTtgtgttttgtctttttgtcGGAATGCTTCTGCTTTTCCGACTTCTTTTTCTTGGACATGCTTTCCTTCTCCTTgttcttccttcttttccgCTTGCTTGCTTCCTTTTCCGATTCTGAGCTGCTGCTATCCGAGTCAGAATCGCTGGACGAAGAAGAGGACGAGTCCGATGATGTGCtgtcggaatcggaatccGAGCTGCTGGAATCCGAATCACTCGAGCCGCTTGACGCGACCGGTGCCGGCAGCGGCTGAACGACGGGTTTCGGGGCGTGCTTCAAAAACTCGCGCAACTCATCCGTCAGCCCGCCGAGCCCGATCGAGGTGAAGTAATTGATTGCAAAGCGCGTATTTTTCGGATTGTCTCTTGGAAACAGGCCCGAAAATGGTTCCTGCAGCGTTGGATCTTTCAGCCGAGCGTTCAGCTTGAACAGGCCCATGTACTCGGCGAGCTCTTGGAACAGAATCTTGATGAATATGCGGCTCGAGCTGGTGGTGTCCTCTTCGTTCAGACGAATGCACTGCAGCACATCCCAGCCGATGGAGTCGGTAAACAGCAGGTGTGCGAAGAATTTACTCACATTGCGCAGCCTGTTCGTATCCAATCGATGGGTCGTGGTGTACGTGTCGTGAAAGATTTGCTCGAACGGGGCGATGTAGATCTTGTTTATCATGCAGAACCTTTGCGCCAGCAGACCGTAAAACTTTTCGTACGTCCGCTGCTCGGCACAGCAGTCGAGGAACATGTGGCACAGCTCCTGTTCCTGCCCTGGCTTCAGCTCCATCTTCATCAGCTTGTGTGCGCACTCCTCGTAATCGAGACTGGAGTGAATCGTCAGGTAGATGGTTCGTCGCAAAGCGATCAGATTGGTCTCCGTGTTGTCGATGATGGTATCCTGCTTCTGTTTGGCATTATCCCCGTCGTCCGAGTCACTGTCggcttcgtcgtcgtcggaaTCATCGCTATCGCCGCTCGACGAGTCGCCACTCTTATCGCCATCCTCATCGTCCTCTGCATCGCTGCCAAGAATTTCCCTGCTGATTTCTTTATACTTCGTTTCGTTGACCTCATACTCCGGATCCACCTTGAACACGTCTGCAaagaaaaaaccaaaccaaattAGACAATGCGCACCTCCCTCGGCAGTACGATGAACAGATTGCTTACTCAGTATGTCCTGCGTGTCGGTTGCTTCGTCCAGCATGATCAGATGAGTGAACTGATCGTCTTCCTCCACCAGTTCCAGCGCATCGATGACAGCGACGTGGTCTTTGAACCCATCCTTACGAATTTGAAACACCACTTCGATCATGTACTGCACGCGTTTGTCCAGTTTGCCCTCGTGCAGGATGTTTTTAAGCATTTCAAAAATCGCATTGATGCCTTTCCCCGACACTTCCGTCAGCTTTTGGCCGACCTCCTTCAGGAACGCGATCGCAACCTCCATCGAATCGTCGGTAGGATTTTCCACCAGCAGCGTTAAAATCTCGAGCGCCAGAATCTCGTGAGCCACGCGCTGGTTGACCAGGTGCGCAAC
Proteins encoded:
- the LOC120958477 gene encoding pre-mRNA-splicing factor CWC22 homolog, with the protein product MPDIEENPVTKPADEPVKEKDDEAPPTKADEVRASRSASPPANRLKSVVTRRKDPIEEGELPSDRSCSRSRSRSYSDVDRKQDSRSRRHERHHRSRSRRRTPSRSRSRSRSRSRSRSRRRRGNRRRGRSRSDSRGRSYSRSRSRSRSRDRHRNSRRDNDAHRRREDAGRDNENRNKPERKEEGDESLLRNEKPAIRKTVDLLTSKTGGAYIPPAKLRMMQAEITDKSSAAYQRISWEALKKSIHGFINKVNVDNIGVITRELLRENIIRGRGLLCRSIVQAQAASPTFTHVYAALVAIINSKFPNIGELLLHRLVIQFKRGFRRNDKSICLSASRFVAHLVNQRVAHEILALEILTLLVENPTDDSMEVAIAFLKEVGQKLTEVSGKGINAIFEMLKNILHEGKLDKRVQYMIEVVFQIRKDGFKDHVAVIDALELVEEDDQFTHLIMLDEATDTQDILNVFKVDPEYEVNETKYKEISREILGSDAEDDEDGDKSGDSSSGDSDDSDDDEADSDSDDGDNAKQKQDTIIDNTETNLIALRRTIYLTIHSSLDYEECAHKLMKMELKPGQEQELCHMFLDCCAEQRTYEKFYGLLAQRFCMINKIYIAPFEQIFHDTYTTTHRLDTNRLRNVSKFFAHLLFTDSIGWDVLQCIRLNEEDTTSSSRIFIKILFQELAEYMGLFKLNARLKDPTLQEPFSGLFPRDNPKNTRFAINYFTSIGLGGLTDELREFLKHAPKPVVQPLPAPVASSGSSDSDSSSSDSDSDSTSSDSSSSSSSDSDSDSSSSESEKEASKRKRRKNKEKESMSKKKKSEKQKHSDKKTKHKRDDRADKKEKHRKRAQEEGEEEEEDNRKEKGSRRHEKHTAGRYPNEHEDRPQRRRDEDTDYDRSREKHARQHREEPPEQDVYNRRERDRDQERDRDRGRDRGLDRERDRERERDRGQDRERERERERDRERVPNRNREQYKDHDREYDRRERDHRERRQERR